A genome region from Rhodopseudomonas boonkerdii includes the following:
- the rpsN gene encoding 30S ribosomal protein S14, with product MAKKSSIEKNNRRKKMAANAAPKRARLKAIIADKDKPMEERFAATLKLAEMPRNSSAVRVQNRCEVTGRPHSVYRLNKLSRIALRELGSKGLVPGLVKSSW from the coding sequence ATGGCAAAGAAGAGTTCAATCGAAAAGAACAACCGTCGGAAGAAGATGGCCGCCAACGCCGCGCCGAAGCGCGCGCGCCTCAAGGCCATCATCGCCGACAAGGACAAGCCGATGGAAGAGCGGTTCGCCGCCACCCTGAAGCTCGCCGAGATGCCGCGCAATTCGTCGGCTGTTCGTGTCCAGAATCGCTGCGAAGTGACTGGCCGTCCGCACTCGGTTTATCGTCTCAACAAGCTCAGCCGTATCGCGCTGCGTGAACTCGGCTCGAAGGGCCTGGTTCCCGGGCTCGTGAAGTCGAGCTGGTAA
- the rplX gene encoding 50S ribosomal protein L24 — MAAKIRKGDKVIVLTGRDKGRTGEVFEVRPTEGKALVRGVNLVKRHQKQTQNQEGGIISKEAPIQLSNIAIVDKDGKATRVGFKIQADGTKVRVAKRSGAEI; from the coding sequence ATGGCTGCCAAGATCCGCAAGGGTGACAAGGTCATCGTGCTGACCGGCCGCGACAAGGGTCGCACCGGCGAAGTGTTCGAAGTGCGCCCGACCGAGGGCAAGGCGCTGGTTCGCGGCGTCAACCTGGTCAAGCGTCACCAGAAGCAGACGCAGAACCAGGAAGGTGGGATCATCTCGAAAGAGGCGCCGATCCAGCTGTCCAACATTGCCATCGTCGATAAGGACGGCAAGGCGACCCGCGTTGGTTTCAAGATTCAGGCAGACGGCACCAAGGTGCGTGTCGCCAAGCGTTCGGGAGCAGAGATCTGA
- the rpsH gene encoding 30S ribosomal protein S8, which yields MSTHDPISDLITRIRNAQMRTKSKVSTPGSKMRANVLEVLKSEGYIRDFASIEHANGRSELEIELKYFDGEPVIREIERVSKPGRRVYVSVKNLPRVRNGLGISVLSTPKGIMADHAARDANVGGEVLFTVF from the coding sequence ATGTCCACGCACGATCCGATCAGCGATCTCATCACCCGCATCCGCAACGCGCAGATGCGCACCAAGTCCAAGGTTTCGACCCCGGGCTCGAAGATGCGCGCCAACGTGCTCGAAGTTCTCAAGAGCGAAGGTTACATCCGTGACTTCGCCTCGATCGAGCATGCAAATGGCCGCTCCGAGCTCGAGATCGAGCTGAAGTATTTCGACGGCGAGCCGGTCATTCGCGAAATCGAGCGCGTGTCCAAGCCTGGTCGTCGCGTTTATGTCTCGGTGAAGAACCTGCCGCGCGTCCGCAATGGCCTCGGTATCTCGGTTCTGTCGACGCCGAAGGGGATCATGGCCGACCACGCCGCGCGTGACGCGAATGTGGGCGGCGAAGTCCTCTTCACGGTGTTCTGA
- the rplF gene encoding 50S ribosomal protein L6, which produces MSRVGKKPVAIAAGVTANVEGQTVKMKGPKGALQFVVHDDVSVEMKDGKITVAPRSETKRARSLYGTARAQINNLVEGVTKGFEKKLEITGVGYRAALQGKNLQLALGYSHDVIYTIPEGITITVPKPTEINVAGIDSQRVGQVAAEIRSYRPPEPYKGKGVRYSDEFIFRKEGKKK; this is translated from the coding sequence ATGTCCCGTGTAGGCAAGAAGCCCGTCGCGATCGCCGCTGGCGTTACCGCGAATGTCGAAGGGCAGACCGTCAAGATGAAGGGCCCCAAGGGCGCTCTTCAGTTCGTTGTTCACGACGATGTCTCGGTCGAGATGAAGGACGGCAAGATCACCGTCGCTCCGCGCTCGGAAACCAAGCGCGCGCGTTCGCTGTACGGTACCGCTCGCGCCCAGATCAACAATCTGGTCGAAGGCGTCACCAAGGGCTTCGAGAAGAAGCTCGAGATCACCGGCGTCGGTTACCGCGCCGCGCTGCAGGGCAAGAACCTGCAGCTCGCGCTCGGTTACAGCCACGACGTGATCTACACGATCCCGGAAGGCATCACGATCACCGTGCCGAAGCCGACCGAGATCAACGTCGCCGGTATCGACTCGCAGCGCGTCGGTCAGGTTGCGGCTGAGATCCGCAGCTATCGCCCGCCGGAGCCCTATAAGGGCAAGGGCGTTCGTTATTCCGACGAATTTATCTTCCGCAAGGAAGGCAAGAAGAAGTAA
- the rplB gene encoding 50S ribosomal protein L2 gives MALKTFNPTTPGQRQLVMVDRSALYKGKPVKTLTEGKNSNGGRNNTGRITVRFRGGGHKKSYRLVDFKRTKLDVPAKVERLEYDPNRTAFIALIKYEDGELSYILAPQRLAVGDTVVAGNYVDVKPGNVMPLGNMPIGTIVHNVEMKIGKGGQIARSAGTYAQLVGRDHDYVIIRLNSGEQRLVHGRCTATIGAVSNPDHMNTSIGKAGRTRWLGWRPHNRGVVMNPIDHPHGGGEGRTSGGRHPVTPWGKPTKGKKTRSNKSTDKFILISRHKRKK, from the coding sequence ATGGCACTTAAGACATTCAATCCCACGACGCCGGGCCAGCGCCAGCTGGTCATGGTCGATCGTTCGGCCCTCTACAAGGGCAAGCCGGTCAAGACCCTGACCGAAGGCAAGAACTCGAACGGCGGTCGTAACAACACCGGCCGGATCACCGTGCGCTTTCGTGGCGGCGGCCACAAGAAGTCGTATCGTCTGGTCGATTTCAAGCGCACCAAGCTGGACGTTCCGGCGAAGGTCGAGCGTCTGGAATACGATCCGAACCGCACCGCGTTCATCGCGCTGATCAAGTATGAGGACGGCGAGCTGTCCTACATCCTGGCGCCGCAGCGTCTGGCGGTCGGCGACACCGTGGTGGCCGGCAACTATGTCGACGTGAAGCCGGGCAATGTCATGCCGCTGGGCAACATGCCGATCGGCACGATCGTGCATAACGTCGAGATGAAGATCGGCAAGGGCGGTCAGATCGCCCGTTCGGCTGGCACCTACGCCCAGCTGGTCGGCCGTGACCATGACTACGTGATCATCCGTCTGAACTCGGGCGAACAGCGCCTGGTTCACGGTCGTTGCACCGCCACCATCGGCGCTGTGTCGAATCCGGATCACATGAACACCTCGATCGGCAAGGCCGGTCGTACCCGTTGGCTTGGCTGGCGTCCGCATAACCGCGGCGTCGTCATGAACCCGATCGACCATCCGCATGGTGGTGGTGAAGGTCGTACCTCGGGTGGTCGCCATCCGGTGACCCCGTGGGGCAAGCCGACCAAGGGCAAGAAGACACGTTCGAACAAGTCGACTGACAAGTTCATTCTCATCAGCCGCCACAAGCGGAAGAAGTAA
- the rplE gene encoding 50S ribosomal protein L5 — protein sequence MSETAYIPRLRAQYDESIRAKLIEQFGYGNVMQVPRLDKVVLNMGVGEAVNDRKKAETAAADLSLIAGQKAMVTYSRMAIATFKLRENQPIGAKVTLRKTKMYEFIDRLVNVALPRVRDFRGLNGKSFDGRGNYSLGLKEHIIFPEIDFDKAGDSPLGMDITVCTTARTDDEARALLTAFNFPFRQ from the coding sequence ATGTCTGAGACCGCTTACATTCCGCGTCTGCGTGCGCAGTATGATGAAAGCATTCGTGCCAAGCTGATCGAACAGTTCGGCTACGGGAACGTCATGCAGGTGCCGCGCCTGGACAAGGTCGTCCTCAACATGGGCGTTGGCGAAGCAGTCAACGACCGCAAGAAGGCCGAGACTGCCGCAGCTGATCTGTCGCTGATTGCCGGTCAGAAGGCGATGGTGACTTATTCCCGCATGGCCATCGCGACCTTCAAGCTGCGTGAAAACCAGCCGATCGGCGCCAAGGTGACCTTGCGCAAGACCAAGATGTACGAGTTCATCGATCGTCTGGTGAACGTCGCATTGCCGCGCGTCCGCGACTTCCGCGGTCTCAACGGCAAGAGCTTCGACGGCCGCGGCAACTACTCGCTCGGCCTCAAGGAGCACATCATTTTCCCGGAAATCGATTTCGATAAGGCCGGGGATTCGCCGCTGGGCATGGACATCACGGTGTGCACGACCGCACGCACGGATGACGAAGCCCGCGCTTTGTTGACCGCTTTCAATTTCCCGTTCCGGCAGTGA
- the rpmD gene encoding 50S ribosomal protein L30 — protein sequence MAKAAKTLKVEQIASAIRRHHSQRSTLVGLKLNKIGRVTELQDTPEVRGMIAKVQHLVRVVED from the coding sequence ATGGCCAAGGCCGCAAAGACCCTCAAGGTGGAGCAGATCGCCAGTGCGATCCGCCGTCACCACTCGCAGCGCTCGACCCTGGTCGGCCTGAAGCTCAACAAGATCGGCCGCGTGACCGAGCTTCAGGACACCCCTGAAGTTCGCGGCATGATCGCCAAGGTGCAGCACCTCGTCCGCGTGGTCGAGGACTAA
- the rpsQ gene encoding 30S ribosomal protein S17: protein MPKRTLQGVVVSDKQAKTIVVRVDRRFTHPIYKKTIRRSKNYHAHDENNQFKPGDTVWIEESKPISKLKRWTVVRGEQKTTA from the coding sequence ATGCCGAAACGTACTCTGCAGGGCGTGGTCGTCAGCGACAAGCAGGCGAAGACCATCGTGGTCCGCGTTGACCGTCGCTTTACCCACCCGATCTACAAGAAGACCATTCGCCGCTCGAAGAACTATCACGCGCACGACGAGAACAACCAGTTCAAGCCGGGCGACACCGTGTGGATCGAAGAGAGCAAGCCGATCTCGAAGTTGAAGCGCTGGACCGTGGTCCGGGGCGAACAGAAGACTACCGCTTAA
- the secY gene encoding preprotein translocase subunit SecY: MVSAAEQLASNLNFAALGKADELKKRIWFTLGALLVYRLGTYIPLPGIDPSAWEQVFRQQAGGILGMFNMFAGGGINRMAIFALNIMPYISASIIIQLLTTVSPQLEALKKEGEAGRKTLNQYTRYLTVILAAFQSYAIAAGLQSAGNVVSEPGLFFLISASVTLTGGTMFLMWLGEQITSRGIGNGISLIILAGIVAELPAAIANMLELGRQGALSTGLILVVIVMAVVVIAFIVFMERAQRRLLIQYPKRQVGNKMFEGQSSHLPLKLNTSGVIPPIFASSLLLLPATIASFNAGKGPEWFQMLTTQLSHGRPLFLVMYVSLIVFFAFFYTAIVFNPTETADNLKKHGGFIPGIRPGERTAEYIDYVLSRITVVGAAYLAVVCLIPEIMISYAAVPFYFGGTSLLIVVSVTMDTVAQVQGYLLAHQYEGLIRKSKLRGRRK; the protein is encoded by the coding sequence ATGGTCTCTGCAGCAGAGCAACTCGCCTCCAATCTCAATTTCGCCGCGCTCGGCAAAGCCGATGAACTGAAGAAGCGCATCTGGTTCACACTGGGTGCGCTGCTTGTTTATCGGCTCGGCACCTATATCCCGCTGCCCGGTATCGATCCGTCGGCATGGGAGCAGGTGTTCCGCCAGCAGGCCGGCGGCATCCTCGGCATGTTCAACATGTTCGCGGGCGGCGGCATCAATCGCATGGCGATTTTTGCGCTGAACATCATGCCGTATATTTCGGCATCGATCATCATCCAGCTTTTGACCACGGTGTCGCCGCAGCTCGAAGCGCTCAAGAAAGAGGGCGAAGCGGGCCGCAAGACGCTGAATCAGTACACCCGTTATCTGACCGTCATCCTGGCTGCCTTCCAGTCCTACGCCATCGCGGCAGGTCTGCAGAGCGCCGGCAATGTGGTCAGCGAACCCGGCCTGTTCTTCCTGATCTCGGCGTCAGTGACGCTTACCGGCGGCACCATGTTCCTGATGTGGCTCGGCGAGCAGATTACCTCGCGCGGCATCGGCAACGGCATCTCGCTGATCATTCTGGCCGGTATCGTGGCCGAGCTCCCGGCGGCGATCGCCAATATGCTCGAACTTGGCCGGCAGGGCGCGCTGTCCACCGGTCTGATCCTGGTCGTGATCGTGATGGCCGTCGTCGTGATCGCCTTCATCGTGTTCATGGAGCGCGCCCAACGTCGCCTCCTGATCCAGTATCCGAAGCGTCAGGTCGGCAACAAGATGTTCGAGGGCCAGTCCTCGCATCTGCCGCTGAAGCTGAACACGTCGGGCGTTATTCCGCCGATCTTCGCGTCGTCCCTGTTGCTGCTGCCGGCGACTATTGCCAGCTTCAATGCCGGCAAGGGCCCCGAGTGGTTCCAGATGCTGACGACCCAGCTCAGCCACGGCCGCCCGCTGTTTCTGGTGATGTATGTCTCGTTGATCGTGTTCTTCGCGTTCTTCTATACGGCGATCGTGTTCAATCCGACCGAGACCGCTGACAATCTGAAGAAGCATGGCGGCTTCATTCCGGGCATCCGTCCGGGCGAGCGGACTGCCGAGTATATCGACTATGTGCTGTCGCGCATTACCGTGGTCGGCGCCGCCTATCTCGCCGTCGTCTGCTTGATCCCCGAGATCATGATCTCCTATGCGGCCGTGCCGTTCTATTTCGGCGGCACCTCGCTGCTGATCGTGGTCAGCGTGACCATGGATACGGTTGCTCAGGTGCAGGGCTATTTGCTGGCGCACCAGTATGAAGGTTTGATCCGCAAGTCGAAGCTGAGGGGCCGGCGTAAATGA
- the rplV gene encoding 50S ribosomal protein L22 has product MSKPKRERVLPDNEAKAIARMLRVSPQKLNLVAQMIRGRKASAALADLQFSRKRIAVDVKKCLESAIANAENNHDLDVDALIVSEAHVGKGIVMKRFSPRGRGRSGRIFKPFAQLTIVVRQVEAEAA; this is encoded by the coding sequence ATGAGCAAACCAAAGCGCGAACGGGTTCTCCCGGATAACGAAGCCAAGGCAATCGCCCGCATGCTGCGCGTCAGCCCGCAAAAGTTGAACTTGGTGGCGCAGATGATCCGTGGTCGAAAGGCCTCGGCAGCCCTCGCTGACCTGCAATTTTCGCGCAAGCGGATCGCAGTTGATGTAAAGAAGTGCCTCGAATCGGCGATCGCAAACGCCGAGAACAATCACGACCTCGACGTTGACGCGCTGATCGTCTCCGAGGCTCATGTTGGCAAGGGCATTGTCATGAAGCGTTTTTCGCCGCGCGGTCGTGGCCGTTCGGGGCGTATCTTTAAGCCGTTCGCGCAGCTGACGATCGTTGTTCGTCAGGTCGAAGCTGAAGCCGCGTAA
- the rpsE gene encoding 30S ribosomal protein S5 translates to MAGERERGGRDRGPREERDSEFVDKLVHINRVAKVVKGGKRFGFAALVVIGDQKGRVGFGHGKAREVPEAIRKATDSAKRNLTRVALREGRTLHHDIAGRHGAGRVYLRAAPAGTGIIAGGPMRAVFETLGIQDVVAKSVGSSNPYNMVRATFDALKHQDSPRSVAARRNLKVSTLQSRRVGADAEVVAE, encoded by the coding sequence ATGGCAGGTGAACGCGAACGCGGCGGACGCGACCGGGGCCCCCGGGAAGAGCGTGATAGCGAATTCGTCGACAAGCTCGTCCACATCAACCGTGTGGCGAAGGTCGTTAAGGGCGGTAAGCGTTTCGGCTTCGCCGCGCTGGTCGTCATCGGCGATCAGAAGGGCAGGGTCGGTTTCGGTCACGGTAAGGCCCGTGAAGTGCCGGAAGCGATCCGCAAGGCAACCGACAGCGCCAAGCGCAACCTGACGCGCGTCGCTCTGCGCGAAGGCCGTACGCTGCATCACGATATCGCTGGCCGCCATGGTGCGGGCCGCGTCTATCTGCGTGCAGCTCCGGCGGGTACCGGAATCATCGCCGGCGGTCCGATGCGCGCGGTGTTTGAAACGCTGGGTATCCAGGACGTGGTCGCCAAGTCGGTGGGCTCGTCGAATCCGTACAACATGGTCCGTGCGACATTCGACGCGCTGAAGCATCAGGATTCGCCGCGCTCGGTCGCCGCTCGTCGTAACCTCAAGGTTTCCACTCTGCAGTCGCGCCGCGTTGGCGCCGATGCGGAAGTGGTCGCCGAGTAA
- the rplR gene encoding 50S ribosomal protein L18 encodes MSKLKITNARRKQRVRLAIRRNANGRPRLSVFRSSKHIYAQVIDDLKGETLASASSLEKGLRDGGKTGADIDAAQVVGKLLAERAVKNGVKEVIFDRGQYLYHGRVKALADAAREGGLSF; translated from the coding sequence ATGTCGAAACTCAAGATTACGAATGCCCGGCGCAAGCAGCGCGTTCGTCTGGCCATTCGCCGCAACGCCAACGGTCGTCCGCGTCTGTCGGTGTTCCGTTCGTCGAAGCACATCTACGCGCAGGTCATCGACGACCTGAAGGGCGAGACGCTCGCTTCTGCCTCGTCGCTGGAGAAGGGTCTCCGCGACGGCGGCAAGACCGGTGCGGACATCGATGCGGCGCAGGTCGTCGGCAAGCTCCTCGCGGAGCGCGCCGTCAAGAATGGCGTCAAGGAAGTGATCTTCGACCGTGGTCAGTATCTATACCACGGCCGCGTCAAAGCGCTGGCAGATGCCGCTCGCGAAGGCGGGCTGAGCTTCTAA
- the rplO gene encoding 50S ribosomal protein L15, translating into MKLSDIADNAGSRKKRMRIGRGIGSGKGKTGGRGGKGQTARSGVRIKGFEGGQMPLHRRLPKRGFNNIFRLDFAEINLDRLQDAIDSKKLDASATITAASLVEAGVIRRAKDGIRVLGRGEIKAKLNLEVAGASKSAVEAIEKAGGKVTILAPAKAEDGEAA; encoded by the coding sequence ATGAAGCTCAGCGATATCGCCGATAACGCCGGCTCCCGTAAGAAGCGTATGCGCATCGGCCGCGGCATTGGCTCTGGCAAGGGCAAGACCGGCGGCCGCGGCGGCAAGGGCCAGACCGCACGTTCGGGCGTGCGCATCAAGGGCTTCGAAGGCGGTCAGATGCCTCTGCATCGCCGTCTGCCGAAGCGTGGCTTCAACAATATCTTCCGTCTCGACTTCGCCGAGATCAACCTGGATCGCCTCCAGGACGCGATCGACAGCAAGAAGCTCGATGCGTCGGCCACCATCACCGCGGCCTCGCTGGTCGAAGCCGGCGTGATCCGCCGCGCCAAGGACGGCATCCGCGTGCTCGGTCGTGGCGAGATCAAGGCCAAGCTGAATCTCGAAGTCGCCGGTGCGTCGAAGTCGGCCGTTGAGGCGATCGAGAAAGCTGGCGGCAAGGTGACCATCCTTGCGCCCGCCAAGGCCGAAGACGGCGAGGCGGCCTGA
- the rpsC gene encoding 30S ribosomal protein S3, producing the protein MGQKINPIGLRLGINRTWDSRWYAGKNEYGKLLHEDIKIREILHKELKQAAVAKIIIERPHKKCRVTIQSARPGVVIGKKGADIDKLRKKVADITSSDVVINIVEIRKPELDATLVAESIAQQLERRVAFRRAMKRAVQSAMRLGAEGIRINCSGRLGGAEIARMEWYREGRVPLHTLRADIDYGVGTAFTTFGTCGVKVWIFKGEILEHDPMAQDKRMAEGDSGRPRRDAA; encoded by the coding sequence ATGGGTCAGAAGATCAATCCAATCGGTCTGCGCCTCGGCATCAACCGTACCTGGGATTCTCGCTGGTATGCGGGCAAGAACGAGTACGGCAAGCTGCTGCACGAAGACATCAAGATCCGCGAGATCCTGCACAAGGAGCTCAAGCAGGCGGCCGTCGCCAAGATCATCATCGAGCGTCCGCACAAGAAGTGCCGCGTGACGATCCAGTCGGCGCGTCCGGGTGTCGTGATCGGCAAGAAGGGCGCTGACATCGACAAGCTTCGCAAGAAGGTTGCCGACATCACCTCGTCGGACGTCGTGATCAACATCGTCGAAATCCGCAAGCCGGAGCTCGACGCGACCCTGGTCGCCGAATCGATCGCGCAGCAGCTCGAGCGCCGCGTTGCGTTCCGCCGCGCCATGAAGCGCGCCGTTCAGTCCGCGATGCGTCTCGGCGCCGAGGGCATTCGTATCAACTGCTCGGGTCGTCTGGGCGGTGCTGAAATCGCACGTATGGAATGGTACCGCGAAGGTCGCGTGCCATTGCACACGCTGCGCGCCGACATCGATTACGGTGTGGGTACCGCGTTCACGACCTTCGGCACCTGCGGCGTCAAGGTCTGGATCTTCAAGGGTGAGATCCTCGAGCACGATCCGATGGCCCAGGACAAGCGTATGGCTGAAGGCGACTCCGGTCGTCCGCGCCGCGACGCTGCCTGA
- the rplN gene encoding 50S ribosomal protein L14 has product MIQMQTNLDVADNSGARRVMCIKVIGGSKRRYASVGDVIVVSIKEAIPRGKVKKGDVMKAVVVRVRKDIRRPDGSVIRFDRNAAVLINNQSEPVGTRIFGPVPRELRAKNHMKIISLAPEVL; this is encoded by the coding sequence ATGATTCAGATGCAGACCAACCTCGACGTGGCCGATAATTCAGGCGCACGCCGTGTCATGTGCATCAAGGTGATTGGTGGATCCAAGCGCCGTTATGCCTCCGTTGGCGACGTTATTGTCGTTTCGATCAAGGAAGCCATCCCGCGCGGGAAGGTGAAGAAGGGCGACGTCATGAAGGCCGTCGTGGTGCGTGTCCGCAAGGACATCCGCCGTCCGGACGGATCCGTCATCCGCTTCGATCGCAACGCCGCCGTGCTGATCAACAACCAGTCGGAGCCGGTCGGTACCCGTATCTTCGGGCCCGTGCCGCGTGAACTGCGTGCCAAGAACCACATGAAGATCATTTCGCTCGCGCCGGAGGTGCTGTAA
- the rplP gene encoding 50S ribosomal protein L16, whose protein sequence is MMQPKKTKFRKAHKGRIHGVASSGATLAYGQFGLKAMAPERITARQIEAARRALTRHMKRAGRVWIRIFPDLPVSKKPAEVRMGSGKGSPELWVARVKPGKLIFEIDGVTPQIAKEAMTLAAAKLPIKTRFVSRIAE, encoded by the coding sequence ATGATGCAACCAAAGAAGACCAAGTTCCGCAAGGCGCACAAGGGCCGTATCCACGGCGTTGCGTCGTCTGGCGCGACACTGGCTTACGGCCAGTTCGGCCTGAAGGCGATGGCCCCTGAGCGGATCACTGCCCGTCAGATCGAAGCTGCCCGCCGTGCACTGACCCGTCACATGAAGCGCGCCGGCCGCGTGTGGATCCGTATTTTCCCGGATCTTCCGGTGTCGAAGAAGCCTGCCGAAGTCCGCATGGGCTCGGGCAAGGGTTCGCCGGAATTGTGGGTGGCTCGCGTGAAGCCGGGCAAGCTGATTTTCGAGATCGACGGCGTGACGCCGCAGATCGCGAAGGAAGCGATGACGCTCGCCGCCGCCAAGCTGCCGATCAAGACGCGCTTCGTGTCGCGTATTGCCGAGTAA
- the rpmC gene encoding 50S ribosomal protein L29 — protein sequence MAEMKTSDIRAMSQDQMDDAVLNLKKERFNLRFQRATGQLENTSRLREARRDIARIKTIAAQKRDGKSK from the coding sequence ATGGCTGAAATGAAGACCAGCGATATCCGCGCGATGAGCCAGGATCAGATGGACGACGCCGTCCTCAACCTGAAGAAAGAGCGCTTCAACCTGCGTTTCCAGCGTGCCACCGGGCAGCTGGAGAACACCTCGCGCCTGCGTGAAGCTCGCCGCGATATCGCACGTATCAAGACCATCGCCGCGCAGAAGCGCGACGGCAAGTCGAAGTAA
- the rpsS gene encoding 30S ribosomal protein S19, which translates to MVRSVWKGPFVEGSLLKKADAARSSGRHEVIKIWSRRSTILPQFVGLTFGVYNGQKHVPVAVSEEMVGHKFGEFSPTRTFHGHAGDKKSKK; encoded by the coding sequence ATGGTTCGTTCAGTCTGGAAAGGCCCGTTCGTTGAGGGTTCTCTGCTCAAGAAGGCAGATGCCGCGCGTTCGTCTGGCCGTCATGAAGTGATCAAGATCTGGAGCCGTCGCTCGACGATCCTGCCGCAGTTCGTCGGACTGACCTTCGGCGTCTACAATGGTCAGAAGCACGTTCCTGTCGCTGTCAGCGAGGAAATGGTGGGTCACAAGTTCGGCGAGTTCTCGCCGACCCGTACCTTCCATGGCCACGCCGGCGACAAGAAGTCCAAGAAGTAA